In Cervus canadensis isolate Bull #8, Minnesota chromosome 6, ASM1932006v1, whole genome shotgun sequence, one DNA window encodes the following:
- the RNASE12 gene encoding probable inactive ribonuclease-like protein 12, translated as MLHDGSRHRSPPLFSGKDRDSTSWQPSTLPSYRRLPFCSFHLDLPTLSWLPTSYCLGTVRHKGLSEFHDHKDMLSMRATAKTKGIKPKHVKDLIPLMILMVIIFLLLLFWENELDEDAVAATLEQLHVDYPQSDILIRYCNHMIIQRVIKEPNNTCKKEHFFIHERPRNINNVCNSPRRVPCQNHHPGLCFLSEIEFKMTVCKLIEGTRYPACNYRVFTTEGFIVVTCDDMGPSKIQRYPE; from the exons ATGCTACATGATGGGAGCAGGCACAGAAGCCCACCCTTATTCTCAGGAAAGGACAGAGACTCTACATCTTG GCAGCCAAGCACACTCCCCTCCTACAGGCGCCTCCCTTTCTGCTCCTTCCACTTGGACCTGCCCACACTCAGCTGGCTCCCTACCAGTTATTGTCTGGGAACAGTGAGACACAAAGGACTTTCTGAGTTCCATGATCACAAGGATATGTTGTCTATGAGAGCTACAGCAAAAACCAAAG GAATTAAGCCAAAACATGTGAAGGATCTCATACCTCTGATGATACTAATGGTGATAATCTTCTTGCTGCTTCTCTTCTGGGAAAATGAGCTGGATGAGGATGCAGTGGCAGCAACTTTAGAGCAGTTGCATGTGGATTACCCTCAGAGTGACATTCTGATAAGGTACTGCAACCACATGATCATACAAAGAGTCATCAAGGAACCCAACAACACCTGCAAAAAAGAGCATTTCTTCATCCATGAGAGGCCTCGAAATATCAACAATGTTTGCAATTCTCCCAGGAGGGTGCCTTGCCAAAACCACCACCCCGGTCTCTGCTTCCTGAGTGAAATCGAGTTCAAAATGACAGTCTGTAAGCTCATTGAAGGTACCAGATATCCTGCCTGCAACTACCGCGTTTTCACCACAGAGGGGTTTATTGTTGTCACTTGTGATGACATGGGGCCGTCTAAAATCCAGAGATACCCTGAATAA